The DNA window GCCGGCGGGCGCCTGGGCGGCGTGCGTCGCGGCGGGGAGCGCCGCCGACGCCAGCACGACGCCGCAGGCGAGGGCCGACAGACGGACTCGGGAGGTCGACTGCATGTGGGGGTTCCTTCCGCCGCGAAGCGAAAACAGTGGGGGAGGAGATCGTGATCACGCGCGACGTCCGCTAAACCACGACATCTCCCCCAACACCCCTCAGGACACGGCCGAGTACGGCAGCAGCCCCGCGTCCGTCCGTTCCCAGGCGGCCCGCAGCGCGGCCAGCCGGCCGGGCTCGGCCGACGCCTTGTCCGCCTGTTCGCGCGCGTCCTCGGTGAGCCGGAACAGCTGGTCCTTGCCGCCGGGGCCCCGGTAGTACTTCCACTCGCCCCGCCGCAGCGCCCGTTCACCCCGTACGCGCCAGAACAGGTCCCGCCGCGGCGCCCGTTCACCGCGCAGCAGGTACCCGGCGAGACTCGCGCCGTCCAGCGGGTACGCCGGATCGGGGCGCGCGCCGCCCAGCTCCAGCAGCGTCGCCGTCCAGTCAGGCGTGAACACCGGCACGTCGCTGACCTGGCCGCCGTCGATCCTGGCAGGCCAGCGCACGAGGGTCGGCACCCGTATGCCGCCCTCCTTCAGGGAGGACTTGTTGCCGGACAGGGGCCAGTTGTACGAGAAGCGTTCGCCGCCGTTGTCGCTCGCGAAGAAGACCAGGGTGTCCTTCTCCTGCCCCGACCGTTTCAGCGCCCCCAGCACCTCACCGACCGACCGGTCCAGGTCCTCGACCATCTCCTTGTACTTCTCGACCGAGCCGCCGTCCTGGTGCCACAGCGCCCCGCGGTCGCCCGCCTTGATCCGGCGGACGATCTCCGCGCTCCGCTCCTCGTCGCCGTCGGCGATCCAGGGCCAGTGCGGGGTGGTGAAGTTCAGGTTCAGCAGCCACGGCTTGTCGTGCTCGCGCTGTACGTACTCGCTCACCCGCTCGGTCAGGATCCGCGTGTAGTAGCGCAGGTCCTTGTACTGGGCGTCGCCCTCGTAGAGGTCGTACTCCCCGCCGGGACCCAGCTTCGAGTAGTACTCCAGCGCGCCCCCGAAGTTGCCGAAGAACTCGTCCCAGCCCGACCGCGTCGGGCTGTAGTCCGGCAGATACCCGCAGTGCCACTTGCCGATCAGCGCGGTCGCGTACCCGGCGCCCTTCAGCAGCGAGGCGAGCGTGGGGTGCGTCGGCTCCAGACCCACCGACCGGTCCGCGATCGGTTCGGCGAGCCCGCCCTTCGTACGGCCGGGGAAGCGCCCGGTGTAGAGGCTGAAGCGGGTCGGGGAGCAGGTCGCGGAGCCGGAGTACCCGTCGGTGAACCGGACCCCCTGGCGGGCGAGCCGGTCGAGGTGCGGTGTACGGATGTGAGGTGATCCGTACGAGGACAGGTCGGCCCAGCCCAGGTCGTCGCCCAGGATGAACAGGATGTTGGGCCGCCGGGAGCGCCGCTCGGCGGCGGCCCGGAACGGCCGCTCGGCGGTGGCACCGGCGGCGGCAGAGCCCGTGCCAGGGGCGGCGAGCGCCGGCCCGGCCGAGAGGCCGACGGCCGCGGCGCCCGCGCCGACGACGCCCCCGAAGGCGCGCCGGGACAGCTTCTGGTCGTGCGAGGTCACAGGGTCTCCAGTGATGAAGGGCACACCGGCCGGGCCCCGTGGCGGCGCGGATCAGCGCGCGGCCAGGGCCGGGCCGTGGCGGGGAGCGGTGCGCGGAGGCACCGGGGAAAGGAGAGGTGAACTACGGGGCGC is part of the Streptomyces agglomeratus genome and encodes:
- a CDS encoding sulfatase family protein — translated: MTSHDQKLSRRAFGGVVGAGAAAVGLSAGPALAAPGTGSAAAGATAERPFRAAAERRSRRPNILFILGDDLGWADLSSYGSPHIRTPHLDRLARQGVRFTDGYSGSATCSPTRFSLYTGRFPGRTKGGLAEPIADRSVGLEPTHPTLASLLKGAGYATALIGKWHCGYLPDYSPTRSGWDEFFGNFGGALEYYSKLGPGGEYDLYEGDAQYKDLRYYTRILTERVSEYVQREHDKPWLLNLNFTTPHWPWIADGDEERSAEIVRRIKAGDRGALWHQDGGSVEKYKEMVEDLDRSVGEVLGALKRSGQEKDTLVFFASDNGGERFSYNWPLSGNKSSLKEGGIRVPTLVRWPARIDGGQVSDVPVFTPDWTATLLELGGARPDPAYPLDGASLAGYLLRGERAPRRDLFWRVRGERALRRGEWKYYRGPGGKDQLFRLTEDAREQADKASAEPGRLAALRAAWERTDAGLLPYSAVS